Proteins found in one Acanthopagrus latus isolate v.2019 chromosome 3, fAcaLat1.1, whole genome shotgun sequence genomic segment:
- the lrrc3b gene encoding leucine-rich repeat-containing protein 3B gives MTLLDLWLSHSIPMCLLLQSLVLMALCFPSASMCPKGCICQRDPHLHGLNVSCSQSRLKEIPPSLPVDTVLLRLDHNQIGAVPDQAFHGLRLLRELNFSYNAVETLGEGAFSGIEATLQVLDLSHNRITSVHKDAFARLKARVIVDDNPWHCDCALQQAIGGMAHNHEAAARVLCRSSEVHDQEGRPFLAVDTDLCNLAKRTTDYAMLVTMFGWFAMVISYVVYYVRQNQEDARRHLEYLKSLPSKPKKPDEADDISTVV, from the coding sequence ATGACTCTGCTGGACTTGTGGCTGTCGCACTCTATCCCCATGTGCCTGCTCCTTCAGAGCCTTGTCCTCATGGCCCTGTGCTTCCCCTCGGCCAGCATGTGTCCAAAGGGCTGCATCTGCCAACGCGATCCACACCTCCACGGCCTCAACGTTTCCTGCAGTCAGTCTCGCCTCAAAGAGATCCCCCCCAGCCTGCCAGTCGACACTGTTTTGCTGAGGCTGGACCACAACCAGATAGGCGCTGTGCCCGATCAAGCCTTCCATGGACTCAGGCTTTTAAGGGAGCTCAACTTTTCATACAATGCAGTGGAGACTTTAGGGGAAGGTGCCTTCAGTGGCATAGAGGCAACATTACAGGTGCTGGACCTGTCCCACAACCGCATCACTAGCGTACACAAGGATGCCTTTGCTCGGCTTAAGGCCCGTGTTATTGTGGATGATAACCCCTGGCATTGTGACTGTGCCCTGCAGCAGGCTATTGGTGGAATGGCTCACAACCACGAAGCTGCCGCCAGGGTCCTGTGCAGAAGTTCTGAGGTTCATGACCAGGAGGGACGACCTTTCTTGGCGGTAGACACAGACCTTTGTAATCTGGCCAAAAGGACCACAGACTATGCTATGCTGGTGACCATGTTTGGTTGGTTTGCCATGGTCATATCATATGTGGTGTATTATGTCCGTCAGAACCAGGAGGATGCCCGACGCCACCTGGAGTATCTCAAGTCACTCCCTAGCAAACCCAAGAAACCTGACGAGGCTGACGACATAAGCACTGTTGTCTGA